A DNA window from Campylobacter anatolicus contains the following coding sequences:
- the pglF gene encoding UDP-N-acetylglucosamine 4,6-dehydratase (configuration-retaining), with amino-acid sequence MFKATKLKRLIFFMIADLVVFITSIYIAYLLRFNGNIPEIFYSGLFVTMVLLAFFKLFFMWLFKIYKVPWRFFGLNEARKIFLAHICAATIFWLVFFIFSGFFEPYPISVIQIDLLISCLLIGFLRISKRMFLDFSTKPHKGEPCIVFGATTKAIHVLNGLRQGYLDYYAVGVVDGRSDLVGTYCDGHLVQDKREIPNLIKDYNVKTAIIALALTQDELQVVFDELTGYGIRDVKLFSLVENEPIKDISIEDLLARKPKDLNPEIISKFLKDKVVLVTGAGGSIGSEIVKQCLKFGVKQLIMVDHSEYNLYKIGEDTHDERTISKLVNIVHLDELEKIFIEFSSQIVIHVAAYKHVPLCELNPHSAVENNILGTKNVIDLSKKYGVKKVVVISSDKAVRPTNIMGTTKRVCELYALNSNEQGVCEIVCVRFGNVLGSSGSVIPKFKAQIAANKPLTVTHPEITRYFMLTSEACQLVLQAASIADGGELFVLDMGEPIKIVDLAKKMLLLSKKEHLGIEFVGLRTGEKLYEELLINENDAQTKFESIFVTRSEPYDLTLLNEQIEQILKLQDDESIVNALKQIVPEFNHALNLKG; translated from the coding sequence ATGTTTAAAGCAACAAAACTAAAACGACTTATATTTTTTATGATTGCTGATTTGGTGGTATTTATCACATCGATCTATATTGCTTATCTTTTACGATTTAATGGTAATATCCCTGAAATTTTTTATAGCGGTTTATTTGTTACTATGGTGCTTTTAGCATTTTTTAAGCTATTTTTTATGTGGTTATTTAAAATTTATAAAGTACCGTGGCGATTTTTCGGACTTAACGAGGCACGTAAAATTTTCTTAGCACATATATGTGCGGCGACTATTTTTTGGCTAGTTTTCTTTATATTTTCAGGTTTTTTTGAGCCATACCCTATCAGTGTCATACAGATAGATCTGCTCATATCTTGCCTGCTTATAGGCTTTTTGCGTATCTCAAAGCGTATGTTTCTCGACTTTTCAACAAAGCCACATAAGGGTGAGCCTTGTATAGTTTTTGGTGCGACTACAAAGGCGATACATGTATTAAATGGGCTAAGACAGGGTTATTTGGACTATTATGCGGTTGGTGTAGTTGATGGTAGGAGCGATCTTGTTGGCACGTATTGTGATGGGCATTTGGTGCAAGATAAGCGTGAGATACCAAATTTGATTAAGGATTATAATGTTAAAACCGCTATCATAGCACTCGCACTCACACAAGATGAATTACAAGTAGTTTTTGATGAACTCACAGGATATGGCATACGCGATGTCAAGCTATTTTCTTTGGTAGAAAATGAACCGATAAAGGATATTTCTATTGAAGATTTATTGGCTAGAAAACCAAAAGACTTAAATCCTGAGATTATATCTAAATTTTTAAAAGATAAAGTTGTATTAGTTACCGGAGCTGGCGGTAGTATAGGTAGTGAGATTGTAAAACAGTGTTTGAAATTTGGTGTAAAGCAGCTCATAATGGTCGATCATAGTGAGTATAATCTTTATAAAATAGGTGAAGACACACACGATGAACGAACGATTAGTAAGCTTGTAAATATTGTGCATTTAGATGAACTTGAGAAAATTTTTATTGAGTTTAGTTCACAAATCGTCATTCATGTAGCCGCTTATAAGCATGTTCCACTTTGCGAGCTTAATCCACATTCAGCAGTTGAAAACAATATACTCGGCACTAAAAATGTAATAGACTTATCTAAAAAATATGGTGTAAAAAAGGTCGTTGTCATCTCATCTGATAAAGCTGTGCGTCCGACAAATATCATGGGAACTACAAAACGCGTCTGTGAGCTTTACGCACTAAACTCAAACGAGCAAGGTGTTTGTGAGATAGTTTGCGTTCGCTTTGGTAATGTGCTTGGCTCAAGCGGTTCAGTTATACCAAAATTTAAGGCTCAGATCGCAGCAAACAAGCCACTAACCGTAACACACCCAGAGATCACACGCTATTTTATGCTAACATCTGAAGCGTGCCAGTTGGTACTTCAAGCTGCTTCTATAGCTGATGGTGGCGAACTTTTCGTACTTGATATGGGTGAGCCAATAAAGATAGTCGATTTGGCTAAAAAGATGTTGTTATTGTCTAAAAAAGAGCATTTAGGTATCGAGTTTGTTGGACTTAGGACTGGTGAGAAGCTTTATGAGGAGCTTTTGATAAATGAAAATGACGCACAGACAAAATTTGAAAGTATATTTGTAACAAGATCTGAGCCATATGATTTAACACTTTTAAACGAGCAGATAGAACAAATTTTAAAGCTACAAGATGATGAGAGTATCGTAAACGCACTCAAACAGATAGTGCCTGAGTTTAACCATGCACTAAATTTGAAAGGATAA